TGTAGTGGGTGAGCCTATGGCACaacagttaagttgcactattgcaacatgttggtcataggttcaaaaccTAGAAACAGcttcttctgcgaagcaggcgaagtagggggtaaggctgcgtacaacttgaccctcccagaccctgtagtAACGGGAGCCTTCTTTCCTGTCGATGAACCATAACACAATATGTGAGAATGTAACCCTCAAAGAAAGAGAGCGAAGCAGGCGaagtagggggtaaggctgcgtaccaCTTgaccctcccagaccctgtagtaaagggagcctcgtgcagtggattgttctttttcttttccttttctttttcctttttcttttctttgcttttttttttttccattttttttccatttttttttttttaatacaNNNNNNNNNNNNNNNNNNNNNNNNNNNNNNNNNNNNNNNNNNNNNNNNNNNNNNNNNNNNNNNNNNNNNNNNNNNNNNNNNNNNNNNNNNNNNNNNNNNNNNNNNNNNNNNNNNNNNNNNNNNNNNNNNNNNNNNNNNNNNNNNNNNNNNNNNNNNNNNNNNNNNNNNNNNNNNNNNNNNNNNNNNNNNNNNNNNNNNNNNNNNNNNNNNNNNNNNNNNNNNNNNNNNNNNNNNNNNNNNNNNNNNNNNNNNNNNNNNNNNNNNNNNNNNNNNNNNNNNNNNNNNNNNNNNNNNNNNNNNNNNNNNNNNNNNNNNNNNNNNNNNNNNNNNNNNNNNNNNNNNNNNNNNNNNNNNNNNNNNNNNNNNNNNNNNNNNNNNNNNNNNNNNNNNNNNNNNNNNNNNNNNNNNNNNNNNNNNNNNNNNNNNNNNNNNNNNNNNNNNNNNNNNNNNNNNNNNNNNNNNNNNNNNNNNNNNNNNNNNNNNNNNNNNNNNNNNNNNNNNNNNNNNNNNNNNNNNNNNNNNNNNNNNNNNNNNNNNNNNNNNNNNNNNNNNNNNNNNNNNNNNNNNNNNNNNNNNNNNNNNNNNNNNNNNNNNNNNNNNNNNNNNNNNNNNNNNNNNNNNNNNNNNNNNNNNNNNNNNNNNNNNNNNNNNNNNNNNNNNNNNNNNNNNNNNNNNNNNNNNNNNNNNNNNNNNNNNNNNNNNNNNNNNNNNNNNNNNNNNNNNNNNNNNNNNNNNNNNNNNNNNNNNNNNNNNNNNNNNNNNNNNNNNNNNNNNNNNNNNNNNNNNNNNNNNNNNNNNNNNNNNNNNNNNNNNNNNNNNNNNNNNNNNNNNNNNNNNNNNNNNNNNNNNNNNNNNNNNNNNNNNNNNNNNNNNNNNNNNNNNNNNNNNNNNNNNNNNNNNNNNNNNNNNNNNNNNNNNNNNNNNNNNNNNNNNNNNNNNNNNNNNNNNNNNNNNNNNNNNNNNNNNNNNNNNNNNNNNNNNNNNNNNNNNNNNNNNNNNNNNNNNNNNNNNNNNNNNNNNNNNNNNNNNNNNNNNNNNNNNNNNNNNNNNNNNNNNNNNNNNNNNNNNNNNNNNNNNNNNNNNNNNNNNNNNNNNNNNNNNNNNNNNNNNNNNNNNNNNNNNNNNNNNNNNNNNNNNNNNNNNNNNNNNNNNNNNNNNNNNNNNNNNNNNNNNNNNNNNNNNNNNNNNNNNNNNNNNNNNNNNNNNNNNNNNNNNNNNNNNNNNNNNNNNNNNNNNNNNNNNNNNNNNNNNNNNNNNNNNNNNNNNNNNNNNNNNNNNNNNNNNNNNNNNNNNNNNNNNNNNNNNNNNNNNNNNNNNNNNNNNNNNNNNNNNNNNNNNNNNNNNNNNNNNNNNNNNNNNNNNNNNNNNNNNNNNNNNNNNNNNNNNNNNNNNNNNNNNNNNNNNNNNNNNNNNNNNNNNNNNNNNNNNNNNNNNNNNNNNNNNNNNNNNNNNNNNNNNNNNNNNNNNNNNNNNNNNNNNNNNNNNNNNNNNNNNNNNNNNNNNNNNNNNNNNNNNNNNNNNNNNNNNNNNNNNNNNNNNNNNNNNNNNNNNNNNNNNNNNNNNNNNNNNNNNNNNNNNNNNNNNNNNNNNNNNNNNNNNNNNNNNNNNNNNNNNNNNNNNNNNNNNNNNNNNNNNNNNNNNNNNNNNNNNNNNNNNNNNNNNNNNNNNNNNNNtttttgaaaattttaaagaaataaaaaataaaataaaaataaagaattttttcTGTGAGCGTCCACCTAAAGATCCAGTGGTTAAGAGCCAAGATTTAGCACTAAAAGAGATTCCAAGTGTCATGAGCTGATTGGTTAATACCAGATCCCCAAAGTTACACAAGTTTTTTCCTCGTGACATAAGCCAAACATTCTTATCAAAATTAAGACACAAAAATAGTAATAACaaaatctcctctttattatcaCTAAGCAAATTTTGCTAACACCCACTTGTTACAATCTCATGAAGATGAAACAATTGAGGCATAGCAAATAAGACATATAAACCACACaaagaccctgcagtagcaggagcctcataCAAACATACTAACAGTGCgtaattgagttgaaccacgaTCATAGTTCAGAACATAGTAGCTGGAGGAGAGTACTATTTGATGGTAGCAGCTAGGTGGTGCCGAGAGCTCAGGGGACCCTGGCTAGGGTTCTCTCAGCAGAAGTAGTGACAGTGGCAAGACAATAGTCCTCGAATTTGGAAGCTAGAGTCTCGCAAAATGGCTGAAGCTCAGTAGAAACAGTCACGTAGCAGACGCATAGGGAGCAGTAAGAAGTATCAGTACAGGAGCAGTAAGGAGGAATTGATTTTGTGCAGGCACAGCCATCGCACCAGCTACTGTCCCCCCTCTTCCTCCCTGTCAAACACAATGTGATCATAATGTAACCCTGAAAGGGAAAGATAAGAGGAACCCAACAACAATATCACAATATGTGAGAATGTGAAAGGTGGGAGGAACCCAAACAACAACACCAGAGGTGGGCTTAGCTTTGTATTACCAGTTGGTATGTCAATGACTGAGAGAAGCTTAGCAACATCTACTCTAGTAGCAGCAATTGGAGCAGGCATTGTTGCTAGAGAGAACAGAACCATTACTGTCATCATCAACACCACCACCTTCAGAGCCATCTCGAATGGATCTCACTAACAATCTT
This genomic stretch from Macadamia integrifolia cultivar HAES 741 chromosome 2, SCU_Mint_v3, whole genome shotgun sequence harbors:
- the LOC122062982 gene encoding Bowman-Birk type proteinase inhibitor 2-like; translation: MALKVVVLMMTVMVLFSLATMPAPIAATRVDVAKLLSVIDIPTGRKRGDSSWCDGCACTKSIPPYCSCTDTSYCSLCVCYVTVSTELQPFCETLASKFEDYCLATVTTSAERTLARVP